In Labrus bergylta chromosome 11, fLabBer1.1, whole genome shotgun sequence, one genomic interval encodes:
- the LOC109984761 gene encoding F-box only protein 40, giving the protein MVKTREKSAGRHEHCDKCYNLHCQAPVQISLSCMIIKCHKNCGASFHMCKQEEHQLLCPNETVPCLNVFYGCPLTMLRHRQAKHLEVCSASVVCCSQEWNRWPVSDTNLTFYKNVSKSLQTEVNLDAALALRDQELLFRSIKMKNIFPELMVQDISDGVDSPVKEESSCSLVCCEFTSNGCTPMEEREPSQEERDALATNRNVENIQNYNTWEKIFKKDMEGCKQTVNNLNNREGRGKENEKEESSNCQRETADSHVSQEKSTPSMDGATGLAPWQDGVLQRLGKEVNIAEYNMYLVHNGAMLINFGQLAACTPREKDFVYGSLEPIEVKTVRTFNIPKSYRAKRCHLKDPARKAKTTQQSVDTADLGCSLDDLPKCDEVSATLLCSLEKELKGHLISESSSVDALYVDVGTQTYNFASAPFKQDASLADVIAEKPPGLYVHVEAESVTRRHNKTSSAFSYMCGHFFRRDEFRSHFRNVHSDIQASVSGWFQQRCPLAYLGCTFAQTRFHPSGRPATIKFCQDVSAFVLRPDVPSCLCADGETCSPLRNAKQNPDPLSSLPLEILQHVAAYLDSFTLVQLSKVSLLMREVCATLLQERGMVSLKWEKKTYSHGGSSWKCRKKVWEFSSLFSPVDRWSFRDTPSMSEHLKSCSFYQRDERSEPVALACLGEVMDKYEAVKNKR; this is encoded by the exons ATG GTGAAGACCAGAGAGAAGTCTGCGGGCCGTCATGAGCATTGTGACAAGTGTTACAACCTCCACTGTCAAGCCCCCGTGCAGATTTCTCTTTCATGCATGATCATCAAGTGTCATAAAAACTGTGGGGCCTCCTTCCACATGTGCAAGCAAGAGGAACACCAGCTACTCTGTCCCAACGAGACGGTCCCCTGCCTAAACGTTTTCTACGGCTGTCCCCTCACCATGCTGCGCCACAGGCAGGCCAAACACCTGGAGGTGTGTTCTGCCAGCGTGGTCTGCTGCTCGCAGGAGTGGAACCGCTGGCCCGTTTCGGATACCAATCTGACCTTCTACAAAAATGTTTCCAAAAGCCTTCAAACGGAGGTGAACCTTGATGCCGCTCTGGCTCTCAGGGACCAAGAGCTGCTGTTTCGATCCATCAAAATGAAGAATATTTTCCCTGAGTTGATGGTGCAAGATATTTCTGATGGGGTCGACAGTCCTGTAAAAGAAGAGTCATCCTGTTCTCTAGTTTGTTGTGAATTTACATCAAACGGCTGCACACCGATGGAGGAAAGAGAACCGAGTCAAGAGGAGAGGGATGCTTTGGCAACGAACAGGAATGTAGAAAATATTCAGAACTACAACACCTGggagaaaatattcaaaaaggATATGGAGGGTTGCAAGCAAACTGTCAACAACCTAAACaacagggaggggaggggaaaagaaaatgaaaaggaagaaTCATCAAactgtcagagagagacagcagactCACATGTGAGCCAAGAGAAATCGACTCCAAGCATGGATGGTGCAACTGGCCTAGCTCCATGGCAAGACGGGGTCCTTCAGAGGTTAGGAAAGGAAGTCAACATAGCTGAATATAACATGTATCTGGTTCACAATGGGGCGATGCTGATTAACTTTGGCCAACTTGCTGCATGCACCCCCAGAGAAAAGGATTTTGTTTATGGCAGTCTGGAGCCAATCGAGGTTAAAACTGTCCGAACATTTAACATTCCTAAAAGCTATCGAGCAAAGCGCTGTCACTTGAAGGATCCCGCACGCAAGGCCAAGACGACTCAACAAAGTGTTGACACCGCAGACCTTGGCTGTTCGCTCGATGATCTTCCAAAGTGCGACGAGGTTAGCGCCACACTCCTGTGCTCCCTCGAAAAGGAACTGAAAGGACATTTAATCTCGGAGAGCTCGTCCGTCGATGCTCTGTATGTCGATGTGGGAACACAGACTTACAACTTTGCCTCTGCTCCCTTCAAACAAGATGCCTCACTCGCTGATGTCATCGCAGAAAAGCCTCCCGGTCTCTATGTGCATGTGGAAGCAGAATCTGTCACcagaagacacaacaaaacaagctCAGCCTTCAGCTACATGTGTGGCCACTTCTTCCGCCGCGATGAATTCCGCTCTCATTTCAGGAATGTGCACTCTGACATACAGGCCTCTGTCAGCGGCTGGTTCCAACAACGCTGCCCCCTAGCATACCTCGGCTGCACTTTCGCCCAGACCAGGTTTCACCCTTCAGGTCGCCCAGCAACAATCAAATTCTGTCAAGATGTCAGCGCCTTTGTCCTCCGGCCTGATGTCCCTTCATGCCTCTGTGCAGACGGAGAAACCTGCAGCCCTCTGAGAAATGCTAAACAAAATCCAGATCCCCTGAGCAGCCTGCCCCTAGAGATCCTGCAGCATGTTGCTGCTTACCTCGACAGTTTCACATTAGTTCAGCTGTCCAAGGTCTCCCTTCTGATGAGAGAGGTGTGTGCCACATTGTTGCAGGAGAGAGGGATGGTCTCCCTCAAGTGGGAGAAAAAGACATACTCCCACGGGGGAAGCTCCTGGAAATGTCGAAAGAAG GTTTGGGAGTTCAGCTCTTTGTTTTCCCCTGTGGACAGATGGAGCTTCAGAGACACTCCCTCCATGTCAGAGCACCTGAAAAGCTGCTCCTTCTACCAGAGAGACGAGCGCTCTGAGCCGGTGGCTTTAGCCTGCCTGGGAGAGGTCATGGACAAATATGAAGcagtaaagaataaaagataA
- the ttc36 gene encoding tetratricopeptide repeat protein 36 encodes MASAHDRAVLQAIFNPTTPFGDIPGLNQEEELIDDDSGFDTELLKQVKELEMQGVTAAEAGDLQAALQLFSQAIQILPGRASAYNNRAQALRLQGNTAGALEDLDRAISLSGSNDRTACQALVQRGLLHRLRCQNDEARADFEKAAALGSEFARQQAVVLNPYAALCNKMLTEVINKLRNPDVS; translated from the exons ATGGCCTCGGCACATGACAGAGCTGTACTTCAAGCTATATTCAACCCCACCACCCCCTTTGGAGACATCCCTGGCCTGAACCAAGAGGAGGAATTAATTGATGATG ACAGTGGCTTTGACACAGAGTTGCTGAAGCAAGTGAAAGAGTTGGAGATGCAGGGTGTCACGGCAGCAGAGGCTGGGGATTTGCAAGCTGCACTTCAACTGTTCAGCCAGGCAATCCAGATCTTGCCTGGGAGAGCCTCAGCCTATAACAACCGGGCTCAGGCCCTGCGGCTGCAGGGGAACACAGCAG GAGCGCTGGAAGACCTGGACCGAGCCATCTCTCTGAGCGGCAGCAATGATCGGACAGCCTGCCAGGCGCTGGTGCAGAGAGGCCTTTTACATAGATTAAGGTGCCAGAATGACGAAGCCAGAGCAGATTTCGAGAAAGCAGCTGCACTCGGGAGTGAATTTGCTCGACAGCAGGCAGTGGTTCTAAATCCGTATGCAGCCCTGTGCAACAAAATGCTGACAGAGGTCATCAACAAACTACGCAATCCTGACGTGTCTTAG